In a single window of the Campylobacter hyointestinalis subsp. lawsonii genome:
- a CDS encoding polysaccharide deacetylase family protein, with amino-acid sequence MIYLIFAILLIAFIIFSIRFTWWRKSISYDYPRVLMYHMISHHLPKNQSKFNRLRVKPEEFEKQLIWLKKNGFTSFTLSELVNLETIPPKSVVITFDDGYEDNFTNAFRLLKKYNMKATIFIVLNRFNANWATDKDLNQSSDELNKERMLSDEQVKTMLQSGLIEIGSHTLNHVNLPKISDNEKQKEILNSKKEIESKFGIKCESFAYPFGFYDEKSRDFVRKFGYKSAVTTQNSVYFKDKFNKFEIPRILISGRQGMLAFILKMKNGRVR; translated from the coding sequence TTGATTTATCTCATTTTTGCTATACTGCTTATAGCTTTTATTATCTTTTCTATTCGTTTTACGTGGTGGAGAAAAAGTATATCCTATGATTATCCTAGAGTTTTGATGTATCATATGATAAGTCATCATTTACCAAAAAACCAAAGCAAATTTAACCGTCTAAGAGTAAAGCCAGAAGAGTTTGAAAAACAGCTTATTTGGCTTAAAAAAAATGGTTTTACTAGTTTTACTTTAAGCGAACTTGTAAATTTAGAAACAATTCCACCAAAATCAGTAGTTATCACCTTTGATGATGGATACGAAGATAACTTCACAAATGCATTTAGATTGCTAAAAAAGTATAATATGAAAGCCACTATTTTTATAGTTTTAAATAGATTTAACGCCAATTGGGCGACAGATAAAGACCTAAATCAAAGTAGCGATGAGCTAAATAAAGAGAGAATGTTAAGCGATGAGCAAGTTAAAACTATGCTTCAAAGCGGACTTATAGAGATCGGCTCACACACATTAAATCACGTAAATTTACCAAAAATTAGCGACAATGAAAAGCAAAAAGAGATCTTAAATTCAAAAAAAGAGATAGAAAGTAAATTTGGTATAAAATGCGAAAGTTTTGCGTATCCGTTTGGATTTTATGATGAAAAAAGTAGAGATTTTGTGCGAAAATTTGGTTACAAAAGTGCAGTTACTACGCAAAATTCAGTCTATTTTAAAGACAAATTTAACAAATTTGAAATTCCTAGAATTTTAATAAGTGGCAGACAAGGTATGCTTGCATTTATACTGAAAATGAAAAACGGTAGAGTAAGATGA
- a CDS encoding glycosyltransferase, which yields MKIALFSHSTIFGGVEKIVVETANELSKTDEILLIIPRGCLYKDKVCSNVQIYEYKSYDKRYNLFLYFELFFVLKKFQAEILHSHGTKATQISFIISKFLPFKFIATKHNNRKGKIFNRVSNVIAVSKAVAKTIKKPCKVIYFGINPKEITPHKNAIFTITAVGRLDKIKGFDILIDEVSKLKFDFILQIVGDGKERENLQNQIKRLNLQSKVKLLGFRSDIRQILANSHLQVISSRNEGLPITVIEGIFYTPIVLSTPVGGISEILDDEFLSTHTNLGSKIEQIYKNYDYFKALFTKKHESLKQILTFQNYILELRKYYLDKINKKI from the coding sequence ATGAAAATCGCCCTATTTTCGCATTCAACTATCTTTGGTGGAGTTGAAAAAATCGTCGTTGAAACTGCAAACGAATTAAGTAAAACCGATGAAATTTTGCTTATCATTCCGCGCGGCTGTCTTTACAAAGACAAGGTTTGCTCTAATGTGCAAATTTACGAATACAAAAGCTACGACAAACGCTATAACCTATTTTTGTATTTTGAGCTTTTTTTTGTGCTGAAAAAATTTCAAGCTGAGATTTTACATTCACACGGCACAAAAGCTACTCAGATAAGCTTCATAATATCCAAATTTTTACCATTTAAATTTATTGCAACTAAACATAACAACCGCAAAGGAAAGATTTTTAACCGCGTTTCAAACGTCATCGCAGTATCAAAAGCAGTGGCAAAAACGATAAAAAAGCCTTGCAAAGTCATCTATTTTGGTATAAACCCAAAGGAGATTACTCCACATAAAAACGCTATTTTTACCATCACAGCAGTGGGACGACTTGATAAAATCAAAGGTTTTGATATCTTAATAGATGAAGTTTCTAAGCTTAAATTTGATTTTATTTTACAAATAGTTGGCGATGGAAAAGAGAGAGAAAACCTACAAAATCAGATAAAAAGACTAAATTTACAAAGCAAGGTAAAGCTTTTAGGATTTAGAAGTGATATTAGACAAATTTTGGCAAATTCGCATTTGCAAGTCATCAGTTCAAGAAATGAAGGATTACCGATTACTGTGATAGAGGGGATTTTTTATACGCCTATTGTGTTATCAACGCCAGTTGGCGGAATTAGCGAGATTTTAGATGATGAGTTTTTGAGTACTCATACAAACTTAGGTTCTAAAATTGAGCAAATTTATAAAAATTATGATTACTTCAAAGCTCTTTTTACAAAAAAACACGAAAGTTTAAAACAAATTTTAACATTTCAAAATTATATTTTAGAGCTGAGAAAGTATTATTTAGATAAAATAAATAAAAAAATATAG
- a CDS encoding O-antigen ligase family protein, with translation MLSKLKYENIMQYLIYLLTISFFIGKSHNVVGALVVLLFLFDTIRHRNFYIFKDKLFIFLSVWCGYLALSVLWATHKSGVISAALVLFLWVLLYLAIKTSLNSKEKLERFFQFQAYLILFIAINALVQLFIGYNLFGTEIMNGRATDLFSSNDRIFPFIIPLYVAVFGAMLTLQNRPKKHYILYGLALFSILIALPISGTRGPIVVLAIFLPIIAWVSPYRKAAFAGLGVLCLCIATLIATNTSMQNRLSTLLHPFENQKHTRIPAYLTAIEMFKDNLVIGVGFKNFRYREFDYYKPEFQSHEIIPEENKINLHAHSPWLDIASEQGMIGICFLLTLFGSIFLNAYKKGPFVFISAFGVIYAFSFLNSTLVLSSSRWSFFMIMAIAFYSILTNYYKLLKAK, from the coding sequence ATGCTATCAAAGCTAAAATATGAAAATATAATGCAATATTTAATCTACCTACTAACAATAAGTTTTTTTATAGGTAAATCTCATAATGTTGTTGGGGCTTTGGTGGTGCTTTTGTTCTTATTTGACACTATTAGACATCGTAATTTTTATATCTTTAAAGATAAGCTTTTTATATTTTTATCTGTGTGGTGTGGATATTTAGCACTAAGTGTTTTATGGGCAACACATAAGAGTGGAGTTATTTCAGCGGCATTAGTTTTGTTTTTGTGGGTTTTGCTTTATTTGGCGATAAAAACTAGTCTAAATTCAAAAGAAAAACTAGAGAGATTTTTTCAATTTCAAGCATATTTGATACTATTTATAGCCATAAACGCTTTAGTGCAACTTTTCATTGGCTATAATCTTTTTGGAACTGAGATCATGAATGGTAGGGCTACTGATCTATTTAGTAGCAATGATAGAATTTTTCCTTTTATCATCCCGCTTTATGTAGCTGTGTTTGGTGCTATGCTGACACTTCAAAACAGACCAAAAAAGCATTATATTTTATATGGACTAGCTCTATTTAGCATTTTGATAGCATTGCCTATAAGCGGCACTAGAGGGCCTATTGTTGTTTTAGCCATATTTTTACCTATTATAGCTTGGGTAAGTCCATACAGAAAAGCTGCTTTTGCTGGACTAGGCGTGCTTTGTTTATGTATAGCTACTCTCATCGCAACAAATACTAGTATGCAAAATAGGCTCTCAACCCTACTACATCCATTTGAAAATCAAAAGCATACAAGGATACCTGCTTACCTAACAGCCATTGAAATGTTTAAAGACAATCTAGTCATAGGAGTAGGCTTTAAAAACTTTCGTTATAGGGAATTTGACTATTACAAGCCAGAATTCCAAAGCCATGAAATAATCCCAGAAGAAAACAAAATAAATCTCCACGCTCACAGTCCATGGCTAGATATCGCTAGCGAGCAAGGAATGATCGGCATTTGCTTTCTTTTGACTCTATTTGGCAGTATATTTTTAAATGCGTACAAAAAAGGTCCGTTTGTTTTCATTAGTGCTTTTGGGGTTATATATGCATTTTCTTTTTTGAATTCAACACTTGTATTATCAAGTAGTAGGTGGTCGTTTTTTATGATTATGGCTATAGCGTTTTATAGCATACTTACTAATTACTATAAACTCTTAAAAGCAAAATAA
- a CDS encoding glycosyltransferase — protein MKSLKIVHCAIFNEKTSGKEFYSQDRKITHGLNQNGHLVYDFSYRDVERSMRIFGLKKLSTDKMNKKLIEICKNIKADLLLLGKAEKIYPSTLISIKKALPNIKIALWYVDHLQENSDFFKKLDLIDCFFHANALNLKDLSKKYKAKFSFFPNISDDAFDKKLNIQKTTDVIYIARDYKEDVRFKFAMLLDEFCKKESINHKIYASLGNPGVFGNEFFEAINSSKIAVNFNRDDLLECSKSNKLLGASDRMAQFMGGGICTFSPSIKGFDKLFQDGVHIVYFDSPDDCFNKIKEYLKDDKFEKIAQNGHSRALEITNAKRVSKFMCETIFECSFSEDYEWREFMFKNGEKI, from the coding sequence ATGAAAAGTTTAAAAATAGTTCATTGTGCAATATTTAACGAAAAAACGAGCGGCAAAGAGTTTTACTCTCAAGACCGCAAAATCACCCATGGACTTAACCAAAATGGACATCTTGTCTATGATTTTAGTTATCGCGATGTTGAGCGAAGTATGCGAATTTTCGGTCTTAAAAAGCTCAGCACCGATAAGATGAACAAAAAACTCATTGAAATATGTAAAAATATAAAAGCCGATCTTTTACTCCTAGGTAAAGCTGAAAAAATTTATCCTAGCACACTAATATCCATCAAAAAAGCATTACCAAATATAAAAATAGCCCTATGGTATGTAGATCATTTGCAAGAAAACAGCGATTTTTTTAAAAAACTAGATTTAATAGACTGCTTCTTTCACGCAAACGCACTAAATTTAAAAGATTTGTCTAAAAAATACAAGGCTAAATTTAGCTTTTTCCCAAATATCAGCGACGATGCGTTTGATAAAAAGTTAAACATTCAAAAAACCACCGATGTGATCTATATAGCTAGAGATTACAAAGAAGATGTTAGATTTAAATTTGCTATGCTTTTAGATGAGTTTTGCAAAAAAGAGAGTATCAATCACAAAATTTACGCAAGTCTTGGAAATCCTGGCGTCTTTGGAAATGAGTTTTTTGAAGCTATAAATAGCTCAAAAATCGCAGTAAATTTTAACCGCGATGACTTGCTAGAATGCTCTAAATCAAACAAACTTTTAGGAGCAAGCGATAGAATGGCTCAATTTATGGGGGGGGGTATTTGTACATTTAGCCCATCGATAAAGGGCTTTGATAAGCTATTTCAAGATGGGGTTCATATAGTCTATTTTGATAGTCCAGATGACTGCTTTAACAAGATAAAAGAATATCTAAAAGATGATAAATTTGAAAAAATAGCACAAAATGGACATAGTAGAGCGTTAGAAATCACAAACGCTAAGCGCGTGAGTAAATTTATGTGCGAGACTATTTTTGAATGCTCTTTTAGCGAGGATTATGAATGGAGAGAATTTATGTTTAAAAATGGAGAAAAGATATGA
- a CDS encoding glycosyltransferase, whose amino-acid sequence MRILHTLHWVQFAGTEKVCVDLCNEFCKSHEVFLMTNDKIKTYTNDKVNLIAVDFEKNRYNPIFLYKIAKIIKDINPDVIHCHNTKELEIMYNARIFMKKKIPIVATRHNADLKTKFSYADLGVGVSKETMNFMNSKKNILIENGIPFKTPKKINLGNQFIILGVGRLAKVKGWDLLIQALSKVNFDFKLIILGEGNQKIELQNLCNETNISDKVEFKFVTNVNDYIFSSDLQVIASKEEGLSLALIEAIFYGKILLASNISNHSDLIGTELVYDRDINILTNKLNDIYENYDKYRELFAKVKETKDNFSIEKMAEKYIQAYESVIK is encoded by the coding sequence ATGAGGATACTACATACTCTTCACTGGGTGCAGTTTGCAGGAACCGAAAAAGTATGCGTAGATCTATGCAATGAATTTTGCAAATCACACGAAGTTTTTTTAATGACAAATGATAAAATCAAAACATACACAAACGATAAAGTAAATTTAATAGCAGTAGATTTTGAAAAAAATCGTTATAATCCAATTTTCTTGTATAAAATAGCAAAAATTATCAAAGATATAAACCCAGACGTGATCCATTGTCATAACACAAAAGAGCTTGAAATAATGTATAATGCTAGAATTTTTATGAAAAAGAAAATTCCTATCGTGGCAACTAGACACAATGCAGACCTTAAAACCAAATTTTCTTATGCCGATTTAGGCGTTGGTGTTTCTAAGGAAACAATGAATTTTATGAATTCTAAAAAAAATATTCTTATAGAAAATGGAATACCATTTAAAACTCCAAAAAAAATAAATTTAGGTAATCAATTTATAATTTTAGGAGTAGGAAGATTAGCAAAAGTCAAAGGTTGGGATTTGCTAATTCAAGCCTTATCGAAAGTTAATTTTGATTTTAAATTAATTATACTTGGAGAGGGCAACCAAAAAATAGAACTTCAAAATTTATGTAACGAAACAAATATCTCTGATAAGGTCGAATTTAAGTTTGTTACAAATGTAAATGACTACATATTTTCGTCAGATTTACAAGTTATAGCATCGAAAGAAGAAGGATTATCTTTAGCATTAATTGAAGCTATTTTTTATGGAAAAATATTATTAGCCTCAAATATATCAAATCATAGTGATTTAATAGGAACAGAACTTGTTTATGATAGAGATATTAATATATTGACTAATAAATTAAATGATATTTACGAAAACTACGACAAATACAGAGAATTATTCGCAAAAGTAAAAGAAACAAAGGATAATTTTAGCATAGAAAAAATGGCAGAAAAATACATACAAGCATATGAAAGCGTGATAAAATGA
- a CDS encoding polysaccharide deacetylase family protein, translating into MIYSISILLIFIAFLLRYNIWRIPVSYTKARILMYHSISKHCGDKFDKWRVEPKDFERQIKWMKNHGFTSYKISELVNSKTISKKSVAITFDDGYEDNFKNAFEILKKYGFKATIYLVPNQNTNHWEKANTNSVSNMLNAEQIAQMQNSNLIEFGSHTLSHKNLSTLGETELKNELQNSKLEVEKLTGKTCKAFAYPYGKFNEKIITATKDAGYENAVIVKRGVFESRDDKFTIKRIGVLGTESFFDFYLKFTRIRNKL; encoded by the coding sequence ATGATCTATTCTATCTCTATACTGCTCATATTTATAGCATTTTTACTTCGTTACAATATATGGCGTATTCCTGTGAGCTACACCAAAGCTCGAATACTTATGTATCACTCTATAAGCAAACATTGTGGGGATAAATTTGATAAATGGCGAGTAGAGCCAAAGGACTTTGAGCGTCAGATCAAATGGATGAAAAATCACGGCTTTACAAGTTATAAGATAAGTGAGCTTGTAAATTCAAAAACTATTAGTAAAAAATCAGTAGCTATAACATTTGATGATGGATACGAAGATAACTTCAAAAATGCGTTTGAGATACTTAAAAAATATGGCTTCAAAGCCACCATTTATCTAGTCCCAAACCAAAACACAAACCACTGGGAAAAAGCGAACACGAATAGCGTCTCAAATATGCTTAACGCAGAGCAAATAGCGCAGATGCAAAACTCAAATTTGATCGAATTTGGATCACATACGCTAAGCCACAAAAACTTATCCACACTAGGTGAGACTGAGCTTAAAAACGAACTACAAAACTCAAAGCTAGAAGTAGAAAAGCTCACTGGGAAGACTTGCAAAGCCTTTGCGTATCCTTATGGTAAATTTAATGAAAAAATCATAACCGCCACAAAAGATGCAGGATACGAAAATGCAGTCATCGTAAAGCGTGGAGTTTTTGAATCAAGAGATGATAAATTTACTATAAAACGTATCGGAGTCTTAGGAACGGAGAGCTTTTTTGATTTTTATTTGAAATTTACTAGGATAAGGAATAAGCTATGA
- a CDS encoding glycosyltransferase family 2 protein yields the protein MIKASVYVICYNEEKHIRRMLESVKDFDEIIVVDSGSTDATLDIAKEYTSKIFHQDFLGYAGQKEFAKNLCQNEWVLNLDADEELSSGLKNEIEETIKSNSADALEVKISSIYLNKFPHSLCKSITRIRFFKKELGFYPPKLVHESIKFTGRVKNSKHFIYDYGTNDLSTHINKINLYSSLRAKEKAEKNSSIFKLIFVFPLAFFKSYIIKRNFLNGAVGFISAINLAFYAFLKEAKLYEINLKNKK from the coding sequence ATGATAAAAGCTTCAGTTTATGTCATCTGCTACAACGAAGAAAAGCACATAAGAAGAATGCTTGAAAGTGTCAAAGACTTTGATGAAATCATAGTCGTAGATAGCGGAAGTACAGATGCTACACTTGATATCGCTAAAGAATATACAAGCAAGATTTTTCATCAAGATTTTTTAGGATATGCAGGGCAAAAAGAATTTGCTAAAAATCTATGCCAAAATGAGTGGGTTTTAAATTTAGACGCAGACGAAGAACTAAGCAGTGGGCTAAAAAATGAGATAGAAGAAACTATAAAATCAAATAGCGCAGATGCTTTAGAAGTCAAAATTTCAAGTATATATTTAAATAAATTTCCACATAGTCTTTGCAAGTCTATCACACGAATAAGATTTTTCAAAAAAGAACTTGGATTTTATCCACCAAAACTGGTGCATGAAAGTATCAAATTTACAGGTAGAGTAAAAAATAGCAAACACTTCATATACGACTATGGAACAAATGATCTTAGCACACATATAAATAAAATAAATTTATACTCATCTCTAAGAGCCAAAGAAAAAGCAGAGAAAAACTCATCTATATTTAAGCTTATATTCGTATTTCCTTTGGCGTTTTTTAAATCATACATAATAAAAAGAAATTTTTTAAACGGCGCAGTAGGCTTTATATCAGCTATAAATTTAGCTTTTTACGCATTTTTAAAAGAAGCTAAATTGTATGAGATAAATTTGAAAAATAAAAAATGA
- a CDS encoding glycosyltransferase family 4 protein, with protein sequence MTTIKKVIFLKNVSDQEAEIKRYLNHLKNALDKIGISNQIKDIDEQDKCLKNAMKLSTKVCKTKANDEIYFSLSKITCADICKVSDGVYKIYRLLRRFWFLNPMSFIYVYLEKKCFTNAKKIIVSSNLTKQHIINTYKIDESKIITIYNGINLPSKIKKGSAKMRLCAKFGLDYELPIVLFVSDKTEGIKEFLEILSKLNTKFNAILISNDKKSNKFKKLATKLGINALFIGKQRIISEFYEGSDLLLLPTYYESFSNAILEALSYGCVAITTAQNGASEILENDFIMQNPKDHSITTFIDKLFLNNEFMANIQAKNIEFSKNFSIEKSIDQTANLISQIVCQSDK encoded by the coding sequence ATGACAACCATAAAAAAAGTTATATTTCTAAAAAATGTATCAGATCAAGAAGCAGAAATAAAAAGATATCTAAATCATCTTAAAAATGCACTTGATAAGATCGGTATATCAAACCAGATAAAAGATATTGATGAGCAAGATAAATGTCTTAAAAACGCTATGAAATTGAGTACAAAAGTTTGCAAAACAAAAGCAAATGATGAGATATATTTTAGCTTATCAAAAATAACTTGCGCAGATATTTGTAAAGTTAGCGATGGAGTATATAAAATATACCGATTATTAAGACGATTTTGGTTTTTAAATCCTATGAGTTTTATATATGTTTATTTAGAGAAAAAATGCTTTACAAATGCCAAAAAAATCATCGTTAGCTCAAATTTAACCAAACAGCATATCATAAATACATATAAAATAGATGAAAGCAAGATAATAACCATATACAATGGTATAAACTTACCAAGCAAGATAAAAAAAGGAAGTGCAAAAATGAGACTTTGTGCTAAATTTGGTTTGGATTATGAGCTGCCCATAGTGCTATTTGTAAGTGATAAAACAGAAGGGATCAAAGAATTTTTAGAAATTTTAAGTAAATTAAATACAAAATTTAATGCTATTCTTATCAGCAATGATAAAAAATCAAATAAATTTAAAAAACTAGCAACCAAACTTGGTATAAACGCTCTTTTTATCGGCAAACAAAGGATTATTAGCGAGTTTTATGAAGGTTCTGACTTGCTGTTACTTCCTACGTACTATGAGTCATTTTCAAATGCAATCCTAGAAGCACTCAGCTATGGTTGCGTGGCGATAACGACGGCTCAAAACGGAGCTAGCGAGATACTAGAAAATGATTTTATAATGCAAAATCCAAAAGACCACAGCATAACCACATTTATCGATAAATTATTTTTAAACAATGAGTTTATGGCAAACATACAAGCAAAAAATATCGAATTTTCTAAGAATTTTAGCATCGAAAAGAGCATAGATCAAACTGCAAATCTTATAAGCCAAATCGTTTGTCAATCAGATAAATAA
- a CDS encoding c-type cytochrome: MRKILFVSALAALSCSMYAADGATIFNKCKACHGAKAEKSYLNKVPVLTTVDAAERLALMKEYKAGTVEGGKGKFGMGGVMKGQMAPLSEADMVAVNDYISTLK; encoded by the coding sequence ATGAGAAAAATTTTATTTGTTTCTGCACTTGCTGCTTTGAGCTGTAGTATGTATGCTGCTGATGGTGCGACTATTTTTAACAAATGTAAAGCTTGTCACGGCGCAAAAGCTGAGAAAAGCTATCTAAACAAAGTTCCAGTACTTACTACAGTAGATGCTGCTGAGAGACTTGCTCTTATGAAAGAGTATAAGGCTGGCACAGTAGAAGGTGGCAAAGGTAAATTTGGAATGGGCGGTGTAATGAAAGGTCAAATGGCTCCGCTAAGCGAAGCTGATATGGTCGCAGTTAATGACTATATCTCAACTTTAAAATAA
- a CDS encoding c-type cytochrome, producing the protein MKKILFVSVITAFACSAFAADGATIFKKCAVCHGAKAEKKYLNKVPVLTEIDAATRLADMKAYKDGTLNGGKGKVGMGGIMKGQMAPLSEADMVAVNDYISTLK; encoded by the coding sequence ATGAAAAAGATTTTATTTGTTTCTGTTATAACTGCCTTTGCATGTAGTGCTTTTGCGGCTGATGGTGCTACTATTTTCAAAAAATGTGCAGTTTGCCACGGCGCAAAAGCTGAGAAAAAATACCTAAATAAAGTTCCAGTACTTACTGAGATAGATGCTGCAACACGTCTAGCAGATATGAAAGCATACAAAGACGGAACATTAAATGGCGGTAAAGGTAAAGTTGGTATGGGCGGAATCATGAAAGGTCAAATGGCTCCACTAAGCGAAGCTGATATGGTCGCAGTTAATGACTATATCTCAACTTTAAAATAA
- the ccoS gene encoding cbb3-type cytochrome oxidase assembly protein CcoS translates to MGAIIAIMLGISTFLGALALFGLIWGVKNRQFDDYSKFLDGTKYDSEDSLNDAYKMEKRKEELIKKKKESGYRPPD, encoded by the coding sequence ATGGGAGCGATCATAGCTATAATGCTTGGAATTTCTACATTTCTTGGAGCTTTGGCTCTTTTTGGGCTAATTTGGGGTGTGAAAAATAGACAATTTGATGATTATTCCAAATTTTTAGATGGTACAAAGTATGATAGCGAGGATTCACTCAATGATGCATATAAGATGGAAAAAAGAAAAGAAGAGCTTATAAAAAAGAAAAAAGAAAGCGGTTATCGCCCACCTGATTAA